The bacterium DNA window GTGATATAGAACTAAAATTCCCAGTTAAACTTGTTGCACGAGGCGATGAACTTCAGATTTTTGGTGAATTCGAGAGCGCACGCGCCGTCGAGTCGATAATCAACCAGATGATTGAACATCTTGTGAATGGCGGAGTTCTTTCGGAACAGGCCGTCGAATATGCTATCGGACTGACAAAAAATGAACTCCCCTCAAACAACTTCGATATTGCAGAACAAGAACGTATCGTCCTCACCAATTGTAACGATTCGGTTCGTCCAAGAAGCGAAGGGCAAAGCCTTTATATAAAGGCTATTGCGGAAAACGACCTCATCTTCTCGATAGGCCCAGCTGGAACAGGGAAGACATACCTTGCAGTGGCTTGCGCAATTCGCGCATTCAAAGAGCGCCAATGTACGAGGATAGTATTGGTTCGACCGGCAGTCGAGACAGATGAATCGCTGGGTTTCTTACCGGGAGATCTTAAAGAAAAAGTCGATCCATACCTCAGGCCGCTTTACGATGCTCTCTATGAAATGTTGCCATCTTCCCGTTTCGACAAACTTATTGCCGAAGGAACTATAGAAGTCGCGCCGCTTGCTTATATGCGCGGTAGAACTCTCAACAACAGTTTCGTGATACTAGATGAAGCACAAAACACGACTATCCGCCAAATGAAGATGTTTCTCACCCGTCTCGGGACGAACTCGAAGGCCGTTGTCACCGGTGATATAACCCAGATAGATCTTCCAACCAACAAAGCTAGCGGCCTTATCGACGCGCAAAGGGTGCTCGAGGATATAGAGGGGATCGAATTTGTTTATCTCAACGAAACCGATGTTGTCCGGCACCGTTTGGTACAAAAAATAATCTTAGCATATGACAAGGTAGAAAAACCACTTCACTCAAATCATAATCAAGAGGACGATAAAGGATAATACGAACCCATTAACTCTTTAATTATAACAAGGTTGCACCTTCCTCTTAATTTTTTCCTTGACATGACCACTTTTAATATCTAGATTTACTATTGAGTTATATTAAATATTGGAATGGAGGGGTCATGATAAGATCAGTCGCGATTTTTCTTCTCTTTTTAGCCATAACCTCAATTGCTGCGCCGAACGATGCAAAATCCGGGTTCTATTTTGCACCTATGTTGACCTCCGGGCACTTTGGGATTACAGCACATAATCTGCCTATCTCATATGCACAATTAGCAACTCCTACATTGACTCTTAACAGCCTCGATGTTGCACCAGACAGGGGATTATCCTTAGGGGGTAAACTGGGCATATTTTTCAGACCCGAAATCCACGAGCGCAAGAACCGTTGTGATTTCGAGGTGCAATTCGAGTATGCGCCGGCAAAATTCTGGTTCCAGACCATCGAACTGGAGAATGGCGTTAGCGTTTATGGCCAGGATAAATGGGATTTGAAAAATATGAATCTTGTTGGCCGTTTTCGATGGTCGGCCGAGGTCGGCGATAGATGGCAAGCATTTGTCCATTTTGGTTATGATATAGACTTCATTACTCTAGAAAGTGCAACGGCCCTCTCAAACGGTCTCAATCTTGGAGCCGGCATGCGCGTGCGTCTTTGCGACCACTATGCTTTTTACTTCGAATATGAAACAGCTTCATTGAAAACAATCAAAATAGCATATGCTGACATTGATGCTACTGCAAATCTCGCTCTTCGCAACTCGACTGGCACAACCGGCTATGTCACGCTTAAACCGAATTATAGTATGGTATCTGTTGCGTTCGAGTTCCCAATCGAATTTTGCATGTCTTGTAAAGACAAAAAAAATCGGGGCGACACACCTAGGTGGTAGGCCAACCCCGATAAATCCAATTAATTCTTTTCTATTCGGGTTTTTTCAATAACCGCTTTAGGTCGGGTAGTTTGGGTAATTCTATGCTTTGAGTTGCTCCCGATACTTCAGACTTCGCTCCCTTTTCCCCATATTTAGTAAGCTCTGTCAAACCTTCGCCCTCGCGAATAGCCCTTACAACACCGGCTATCGGAATCTCCGGGGATATCCATATCTCTGTTTTTCCCTCTTCATCCGTGATTGTATATTTGTCGCATTTAAATTTGCCAGCCGCGACTTCAATAGTAACATCCTTTTTGACATCGATCTCGACTTCTGGAATTTCAATTTCTTCAACGGGTTCAGTCTCGGCGCCTTTGGCAACCGGTCTATTTGACGGAAGCATAAAATCCATCTGGCGAGGCTGTTCTCCCTGAATCTGAATTATCAAAGACACAGCGGCTTCTTTATTTTTCGGATCGGTGCTTTTAAATTTGAAGATACTCCATTTACCCTCTTGATCCGTAGTTTTTAGCTCGAACCAATAATACTCGATGTCGTCTTCCTTCTCCTGAGAAATTATGGAAAACTTCATCTTCTGAGCATTACCATCGTTATCTTTTATCATATATTCCACCCACGCTCCAGGGGTGATCTGAGGTGTAACTTCCGGAACATCGGGAAGCGCGCTTAACAAGTCGAACTGCCCGAAGGCGGCGAAACTAAGCAAAGCGAATAAAATCGCCGTGAAGAACCTGAATCTCAATGGAACCTCCATTTCATTTTGGTATTGGTCTGAGCTCGATTATGTTTTTTTCAAACCATGTCGTTATCAGCCAATCTTTAAAAAAATTATATCCAATTATTGCATCGATTGCAGTCGGGAGCCCCAAGGAATTTATATGTGACAAATCACTAATAACCACCGGATAATCATTACGAACTACAGGTCCGATGATTAATTTCTTTGGGTAAACGCTTTCTACTGGTGTGCGTTTCTTATCCGCACCGACAAGTGTGTCGCTTTCACCTGATTTGTAGCTCTTCCGTGGTAGATCATTGAAAAACTCCGGTGTCATAACACCGCCTCCAGCTCCGCAATCCAAGACTATATAGCCGGAGTGCCCTTTTGCAAACTGCGCAGTTGTATAAAGCAAATGAAGTTTTCGGTCGAATCCGATTGTGTGAGTCGGTTCGCGAGATAATATTTTATCCTCAGGGTCGATAAGTTGGCCCTTT harbors:
- a CDS encoding PhoH family protein, yielding MPNNYKNISTSGKSIRVSLRDIDQRGLFGPRNLYVRDIELKFPVKLVARGDELQIFGEFESARAVESIINQMIEHLVNGGVLSEQAVEYAIGLTKNELPSNNFDIAEQERIVLTNCNDSVRPRSEGQSLYIKAIAENDLIFSIGPAGTGKTYLAVACAIRAFKERQCTRIVLVRPAVETDESLGFLPGDLKEKVDPYLRPLYDALYEMLPSSRFDKLIAEGTIEVAPLAYMRGRTLNNSFVILDEAQNTTIRQMKMFLTRLGTNSKAVVTGDITQIDLPTNKASGLIDAQRVLEDIEGIEFVYLNETDVVRHRLVQKIILAYDKVEKPLHSNHNQEDDKG
- a CDS encoding outer membrane beta-barrel protein — protein: MIRSVAIFLLFLAITSIAAPNDAKSGFYFAPMLTSGHFGITAHNLPISYAQLATPTLTLNSLDVAPDRGLSLGGKLGIFFRPEIHERKNRCDFEVQFEYAPAKFWFQTIELENGVSVYGQDKWDLKNMNLVGRFRWSAEVGDRWQAFVHFGYDIDFITLESATALSNGLNLGAGMRVRLCDHYAFYFEYETASLKTIKIAYADIDATANLALRNSTGTTGYVTLKPNYSMVSVAFEFPIEFCMSCKDKKNRGDTPRW